A segment of the Candidatus Methylomirabilota bacterium genome:
CCAGGCCCATGGTGTCTTCGTCACCATCCGGGTGCGGGGGGAGCTCCGGGGCTGCGTCGGGACGCTCGCCCCGAGCCGCCCGGACGTGGCCCGCGAGATCATCGCCGCCGCCACCGCGGCGGCGACCCGGGACCCTCGCTTCCCGCCGGTCCGGCCTGGCGAGCTCACCGACCTGTCATACGAGGTGGACATCGTCGGAGCCCTCGAGGCGGTCAGGGGACTGGAGAGTCTCGACCCGAAAGTCTATGGCGTGCTGGTCGAGGGAAGCGGCCACCGCGGCGTTCTCCTCCCCGGTCTCGACGGGGTGAAGGACGCCGGGCATCAGGTCCGGCTCGCCCGCGCCAAGGCCGGGATCCCCGAGACCGCCACGGTCCAGCTCTCCCGCTTCGTGGTCCGCCGCTTCCGCGACGATGGCTGACCGCGGTCGTCCCGCATCGCCGCTCCGGCGCCGCTTTCGCCAGGCCCTCCTCCGCTGGTACGCCCGCCACCGTCGGGACCTCCCCTGGCGGCGCACGCGGAATCCGTATCACGTGCTCGTCTCCGAGATCATGCTCCAGCAGACCCAGGTCGACCGGGTCATCCCCAAGTACCACGAGTTTCTGGGACGCTACCCGACCCTGGAGTCGCTGGCCGCCGCCGACCCGGCCGAGGTCCGCCGCGTCTGGTATCCGCTCGGCTACAACATCCGGCC
Coding sequences within it:
- the amrA gene encoding AmmeMemoRadiSam system protein A, with protein sequence MGDGTDDPGRTALALARAAVERYVQTGLPAEPPPDLPSELRQAHGVFVTIRVRGELRGCVGTLAPSRPDVAREIIAAATAAATRDPRFPPVRPGELTDLSYEVDIVGALEAVRGLESLDPKVYGVLVEGSGHRGVLLPGLDGVKDAGHQVRLARAKAGIPETATVQLSRFVVRRFRDDG